TATTGGAAATGAAAATTGCTCAACTATTATCAGTTGCAGCAACCCTTAACTTATTTATGAAAATGCCAAACAGCGCATTAAGGTAGATGCTTTGCTTCCCTGTGCTTGAGTTATCATTAGCTCAATAGCATATATGGACCAAGAAAAAATACCTTAAACGTTATTTGCAAAATATTTTAATTATGAAAAGGAATTTGATCTATATCATGATGGCTTTGTTCATCATGACAGGCATGCTATATTCATGCAAAGATGATAGCGATGTTACGGAAATCACCGATCCATCAGACCCTAATAATCCTGAAAACCCTGACGACCCCTCGGATGGAAATGATCCATTGGATCCTGCAAATCCTAACCCGCCTTCTACTATAGGCGGGAAACAAGTAATAGGATACATTACACAATGGGATGCTTGGAAAACCTCCGAGCACGGACTTCCTGACCAAGGTGTCTGCAACCAATTAAATTTGGACTTCTCTAAATATACTATTCTTAATTATTCATTCTTTGGCGTTGCCAAAGATGGCTCCATCCATTCCGGCGATTATAGGAACAAAGACATTTGGATGCAAGGAGTGGAACAAGATCCAAATCATCTGTTAAGAAATGTTTATGATAGTTGGGATTATTGGTTGCTATATGGAGATCTGGATCTTGTCCATGAAATTTCCGAATGGAATCAAGACAAATTGAACGGAGAATACGAAAACTACAATGGAGGCTGGAAGCATATTCCTACAGGCCTCACAGGCGAATTTCCTATCCCATTGCATAAAACCGGAAGCGCCAAAGGCCTCTTTGAGCTTTCAAAAGAAAATAACACAAAACTAATGGCATCAATAGGTGGGTGGAGCATGTGCAAGCATTTTCCTGAAATGGCAGCCGATCCTGCTAAAAGAAAACGATTTATCGAAGATTGCAAAATATTAATAAGAATGGGCTTCGATGGCATCGACCTTGATTGGGAGTACCCTGGCCCATTCGCCGGCATGAACTTCACAGGCTCTCAATCGGATTTCGTCAATTTCGAAAAACTTGTGGAAGAGCTTAGGGCGGAATTAGGGGAAAACAGACTGATCACCTCTTGCTTCAGCACTGTTCCTCAAAAACTTCAAGGATTCAATTGGGGAAAACTCAATGGACTTATGGATTTCTACAATATCATGTCATATGATATGCATGGAGGCTGGTCAACCAAGGCTGGGCACAATTCACCGCTTTATCCTTATGACGGAGAAGAGGAAGGTACTTTATCATGGGAAACTACAAGACAAGCATTGACCAATTCAGGCATTCAAATGTCGAAAGTAAATATGGGCATGCCGTTTTACGGAAGAGCTGTTGTTACCCAAGGAAATGCCGCATTGCACACTCCTTTGGTGAAAAGAAGCATGACTATACAACCAGACGGGGCAATTGAATCAGCAGCTGATTATGATAATTTCGGGCAGTTTGACGGCACTCCTTTCTTCTCCTATATTGACAAAAACACCGCTGGATGGACTAGGCATTGGGACGATCAAGCTAAAGTTCCTTACAAAACCAATGGAAACTACTTCATCAGCTACGATGATCAAGAGTCCATCAGATTAAAAGCTGAATATATCAAAGACAATAATTTGGCTGGTGCCATCGTATGGCAAGTATATGGTGATGTGAATTATGGATCGGTTAGTTCAGTCTATGGCGGAAAGCTAAGACAAACGTCCAATAACCAAAGTCCGCTGATCGATACTGTAGTTGACACATTTCAATAAGAAAGGAGAGCATAATGAAATTTAAAAATATAAGCCTGCTGGTATTCCTCTCATTGGGAGTGCTCATGTACTCTTGCAGCGAGGATGGCGAAAACGATATCATCGAAAACCCGAACCCTGGAGATCCTACTGATCCGGATAACCCGGATAATCCTGACAACCCGGATCCAGGAGATGGCGAGTTGCCAAATACTACCATTGGCGACCTCATCAGCAAAGAAGAATACGAAGAGTTCTTTCCTTATCGATATGGAGCTGAACAATCCAATAATTGGGAAATCAATCCTGAAAAAGATTTCTTTGTCTATGAGGCATTGATAAAAGCGGCGGCCGGTCTGGAGAATATCATGCTAAAAATCGAAAGCAGGGTGATTACCGACACATATTCCGCTCAAAGAATAACCCGAATAGACAAGCAAACTGGCGAAGAAAAACTTCTCAAAGAGGAGGATGACTTTAATGCGGAATGGAACCAGAGCAAGCCTATAGTCACCACTGAGGTGGATTATGCCAACTTCCTCAATCAAGGCACTGAAACACAAAGAAGCCAGGAGTTGGCAGCCTTTCTAGCCAATATTTCTCATGAAACTACTGGAGGATGGCCTACCGCTCCTGGAGGTCAATATGCTTGGGGACTTCATTTCAGAGAAGAAGTTGGTTACGAAAATGGAGGAGCAATCAGCTATAGAGACGAAACTAATAAATACTATCCGCCTGCTCCTGGCCAGTCATATCATGGAAGAGGGCCTATCCAACTGAGCTGGAATTATAATTATGGCCAATTCAGCGACTTTCTATATGGCGACAAAAATGTGCTATTAGACGACCCCGGCAAATTAACCAAAGACGCGATCATTTCATTTCAATCAGCTATTTGGTTTTGGATGACGCCCCAGTTCCCCAAGCCTTCGTGTCATGATGTGATGGTGGGCAATTGGGAGCCAAGCCAAGAAGACCTGTCAGCAGGACGCAAGCCCGGCTTTGGCATGACGATCAATATTATCAACGGAGGTATAGAGTGCGGTCATGGCACCAATGATAAAATCAAAAGTCGCAATGGATTCTACGAAAGGTACACTAGCATCTTTGGAGTTCCTATGGGAGATGATTGCGATTGCGGAGGTATGCAATCCTATTAAAACACTAATATTCCAATAGTATTTTTTCGACTTAAATTTAATCCCCTGTTTTTTCAGGGGATTTTTTTTGATTTCTAAAACTTAAAATTTAAACTAAACTCTTTTTTATTTAAAAATATAGAGGGACAATATCTGATTTTAATGATAATACATATAATAAAACATGTAATCAATTGCAGCAAATATAATTATATAAATATTTTCTATAATCAATTAATTTGAAAACTAATCCATTTCTACTAACATTGCTATCAATTTAACTATTTCAATAAAAAATTTAACTAATGAAAAAGTATATTTACGCAATGCTTATCACGGCAGGATTATTTGCCTGCAAGAACGAAGACTTGGAAAAAGGCGCCGACAAGAATCAACAAACAGAAATCTCAAACCCTGAGGCCATCACCTACAAACTTTCTATAGCTGGAGAGCTAGAAAAAAATGAAACTGATCTTTCAAGAATTAAAGAAACTGATGAAACAGTCTACTATGCTTTGCAAGTTTATCAATTAGATTCATTTGCAATAATAAATAGTGAATGGGGTGAAAACTATGTTCAAAATTTTGGAAGAAATAATTATGCTTGGGCGATATTTGATAATCTAGATAGTATTGAAATCAACCTATTGCCAAACAAAGACTATCGATTTGATATGACCGCTTATCATAGTGGTACTGGTAAAAACTTATATAAAAATTACAACAATATACTTAGCAGTCCACACTCTGGTAAAAAAATAAAAAATAGCATTAATTATTCCATAGATGAAAAGATAGATCCATTTTATAATTACATATCATACTTTGATTCTGAAAACAATAGAATCACTTCACAGTATCCAGAGATAGAGGCATATGTTGGTAAAAGATATATTGACCTGAATGACTCTCTTGCTAGTCAAACTATCAATATCGATTTATACAAAGCTTTTTACGGAGCTAGATTCACTATCAAAAACCTTACTGAAGGACAAATAAAAATCAAGCATAATGACCACGAAATGATATTTGACTCAGATACAACTACAAATCCAAGAACAATTTCATATGACTTGTACTCAGTATCAGAACTGTCAATATTTAACGACTCAACAACTCTTAATAAAAATTACAGAAACAACGTAAATGTTACCAAAATTCATGAATCTGGCATTGAAGAAGTTTTATTTAATGATAGATTGAATTTTAAAAGAAATAAACTAACGACCTATACTATTACAGCTCCATCAGGAGGACAAGAGCCAAATGGAAAAGGCGGATTCAGCATAAACTATGAAATTACTCCTATGGAAGAAATCGATGGTGGAGAAATCATAAATCAAGAATAAATCAAATCTATTTTAAAAAAAGAGGCTTTGATATTAGCCTCTATTTTCCCACTAATTTATCAACAGCTCTTATATAAAAAATCTCTTGATGAATACTTATATGTTGAGCCATAAGTCAAGGAGCTAATAATCAACAAAAAGCCTACAGAGCAAACAGGAAACTACTAAAACTAAATTTAACAAATGAAAAAATACATTTACGCATTATTTATCGCGGCAGGATTATTTGCCTGCAAGAATGAAGACTTGGAAAAAGGCGCCGACAACAATCACCAAACAGAAACCTCAAATCCTGAAGCCATCACTTATAAACTTTCTGTAGCAGGTGAACTCTTAAGAAACGAGAGTAGCTTTTCGAGAGCTAAAAAGATCATGAACGACGAAAAAACATTCTTCGGGATACAAGTCTATCAAATGGATACTAACAACACAAATAGTGAAAAGTATGCTTGGGGGTTATTCGATAATGTAGATAGCATGCAAATCGAACTGATTCCAAATAAAAAATATAAATTTGATGTCGTCTCATATAAAAAAGGTACTGGTGGGGGACTTTATAACTTTAAAGAGTCAGAAATTGATTCAATTTCTATTTATCTAGGAGACCCTTTTTATTTCAAGAAAATTAGCAATGGATTTAATTATTCACTAACATCTAAATTAGATGTTTTTTCTAATTACATATCGTATTTTGACAAAAACAATAGAAGTTATACTAGTTCATATCCTGAAATTGAAGCTTATGTAGGGAGGGTATATGTGATTCCTGATGAATCTTCAGAAAACAATAACATTAACATTGTATTAAATAAAGCTGCATACGGATCTAGATTAGTTGTGCAAAACTTGAATGATGGCCAAATCAAAATTAGATTTCAAGATAAAACTATGACCTTTGACCAGGATACTACAACGGCAATGAAAATTATATCTCGTGATTTAAGTTATATAGCCAATGCAAGTATCAATAATGATTCCACCTACTTAAACAAAACAATCAAAAATTACATCTCCATAACCAAAATACACGATTCTGGTATTGAGGAAAGCTTGTACTCAGGTAATTTAGAGTTTAATAGAAATAAAATCACTACATACACACTTACAGCACCTTCAAGCAATGGTGAAAGCGGGCAAGGAGGATTCAGCTTCACTTTTGAAGAAACGCCCATGGAAGAAATAGACGGAGGTGAAATATTTGATATCCCTCAAAATAATCCTAACTAACTTTTTCAAAAAAAGGGGTGCTAAAAGCCCCCTTCACTTTTCATCAAATATACCCCTCCACATTCAACTCAAGCCCAACACTCTTCAAATTATTCAAAACAACAATCTATTCCTTATCATAACAAAACAAATATTTCACTCATCTTCAACAAGAAAAAATAAAATCAATCTAAACTTCGAGCTAACCAATTCACATGATAAGTTTCCTTAATTAAAGCCTTATTCCAACAACCTCACAATTAAAAAAACACAATAACAAAAGATAATTTCAATTTATATTTTATATCAAAAACAAAAGGAAACTATCTAATCACAATAGAAATAAAATAATCCTATCGCTCATTTATCAACAGTGAAATAATAATTAGAATCACCTTTATTAAAGAACAAAAAGAGAAATTTGAATTAAACTTAACAAACAAAAACATGGAAACTACGCTAAACAAAGTTATTAAGCATAGAAATCCATTATTGCATAACTATTGATCCCAAATTTCTTAAAATTCCGCTATTTAATTTTAAGCAATTTTATAACTTGCTTAAAAAAGAAGGATTTGTCAAAACACAACATAAGTTTCCCTATTTATTTGAATCATAAACAAAACAACTAGGTAAATTTATCCAAAGACTTTCATGCAGTCATTAGTCTCGACAAAAAATTCTAATATTTGAAAAATGAAATTTTAAGACATGGCAGTTAAAAGTGATCGCTTAAGCAATATTGGCAAAATCATCAAAGAAACACGTACTGAAAAGAAAATGAGTTTGCAAGATGTTGCAACCAAAAGCAGTATCACTTCCAGTCTTCTTTCGAAAATAGAAAACTTCAAAACAGTGCCTTCGATCCCTGTATTATTTCATATCGCCGAGGCTCTCGAAGTTGACATGTCGGAACTAGTAAAAAATGTCAATGCTAAAGAATTCTCTTTTATTCATATCAAAAAGGATGAACTACAAGGCTACGACAAGGAAGACTCAAAAGGATTAATGTTTTATGACTTGATGACTTATCCGTTCAAGCATGTCAATATGAGAGCGAATATTGTCAAAGTATCACCCAATACTAACCATGAACCTTTTACTGCAAACGGCATGGAACTAATATTCAACTTATCTGGCAAATTAACTTACCGCATGGGTGAAAACGAAATCTACATCAATGAAGGCGATACATTGTTCTTTGACGGAAATACACCTCACTCTTTGCAAAACTTTGATACCCTAAAGGACGCTCTGCTATTTAAAGTTTCTTTTATGAACCCAAACTCTTGATATTAAAAACAAAAAACTTTAAGAGCTACATGAATAAACATTTTCAAATATCTAGCTCTAAATCAACCATATTGCAAATAAGCTAAAACTATTAATGCCGTCTTTATAATAACACACTTATTCAATTCAAAATAACTTTATTTCCAAAAAAATAAATACCGCCTACGAAATATTTTCATTGCAATTGTTGATAAGATTGCTCAAAGTCAGGCAACCTTTTTCCACTCAACTGAATACCTCTTGACTATTGATCCCCATCCAAAAATCGCTCGACTCCCATCTCTTCTCAAGAGAATAATACATGAACCGCTCATCGATATATCTAGCATAATTCATATTTACATATTTATTCATTTCTTCTAAAGCATCTTCTTGGCCACTTGCTTTTCTTGCAATAAGCTCAGCCGAAAAAATCGCATCGTCAATCGCTTTGAAAATACCCCTAGAAGTAATCGGATCATAAGAAGAAGCCGCATCGCCAATAGCAAGCCAATTCCGATCGCTAATTCTATCCAATTTAAATGATGGAGCTATCCATCCTTGAGGAACAGAATCTACAGGAAGCGCATTTAAAATAGAATTTTTGATTCGTTTCGTCTTTCTCAAGCCTTCACTCCATTTGCATTCATCCTGTAATCCCTTCAGCCTTATAAGTTCCTTAGTCGTGTAAAACGCCGCCAAAAACTCATTATCTGGCAATTTCGCTCCGTACCACCAACCATCCTCCACAGCTTCAATTTCCGTCAAATTAGACGCTTTATCTTCTTCGCTCAACTTGAATCTCTTGCTTAAACAATACAAAGGCTTGTCTTGAATTTGTTTAGCTCCCTGTGATTTTGCCCACACGCTTTTTTTCCCTGTCGCATCCACTACCACCTTTGCGAAAACTTGATGCAATTGATCTCCTTTTTTATACCTGAGAGAATACCCATTATCAAGGATCTCTGAACTCACGAAATTAGCTTTGTAGATTACTTTCACTCCTGAATCAGATGCCTTTTCCAATAAAAAAGCGTCAAACTTGCCGCGATCAAGATGCCATCCATTCCCTGCTGGACTGAGAACAGTATCATTATAACCTCTTAATTCATTTCCCCAATAAGAACATGAGCCAAAACATGGCAAATGACCCTGATTCAAAAAATCGGAATACACCCCTAAATACTTTAACAGCTGATTTGCGACAGGAGGGATGCTTTCTCCAATTTTAAAACTATCATCTTTTCCAGCATCCAATATCAACACATTCCGAATCCCCAAACGCGACAATGCCATACCACAACTACTCCCTGCCACGCCTCCGCCGAGGATAATCACATCATAAAAATCAATCATATAAAAATAAAAAATAGGCGAACGAAAAATAAATAATTACCCTCCGAACGCCTTTGCAAACAAAACTATTTCTTTTCCTTATTCATCCATTTGGACGCATGCGGGCACATAGCTTCTGGAGGAGCCACCGCATGGTTTTCAGGCACTGGTCCCGGAACAACCTTATTGCTTCCATCTTCTTCAAATAAGCTCGCAACCTCCAAGTATGAAGTATGCAAAAGTTCATCTGAAACTTTTCCTTTATCTTCTTCCGACTGATCAATCGACGAGCCTTGAATTATGGTTCCAATTTTCGTCCAATTATTAAACTTGTCCGTTTCAGCGCTCTTCCCTACAAATGTCCTTCTGTCTTGAAACCTGCCTACTCTCGCGCTTACCGTTTCCTGATCGTAAGGTTGAATTTCTCCAGTCTTTGGATCAAAGTATGCATTCGTTCCATCGCCTCTTACCGAAAATCTTTGAAACTTCAATCCTTCATGACAAACCACATCTTCATAATTATACACAGCCACTGGTCGTTGAGCCGGCCAAGACCAATATGTCAAATTCGTTCCTATCGCATTCGGACTAGGCGTGTGCGTAGCGCAAGAATTATAGTCAGTATGCCATGGAATCGACATAAACTTGCAGATGTCACCGGGCTGAACTTTAAAATCTCTCAATGGCATATAACCTACTCCCAATACAGCTCCTTGAGAAGGCAAATTCTTATAATCGATTTGATCCTGATTGATTCTAAAAGGTCCGCCAACTTGATTTGCTGCTTCATTCCAATCCAAATAAAGGTTCGTATCCCTTACGATGAAAGTCATTTCAATCCCAGGGCTAAATCTACCTCCGAGACAATTGCCAAGAACATTCCTATCCAGCTCTTCTCCAGAGCTAAGCACCATACCATCGCTAACCTTGCCGGCAATAAGCCATTGATAAACAAAGAAATATTGCGTGCGCGAAATTGCCAGAAAATCTTGCTCTGAATCTCCCAAGGACAAAGGCATTCTTGTGCCATCCTGAGGCATACTATTATTGTTCAAATTTGGATTTCTAATAAACGACATCAAACCGACCCAGTTTGGGTTCTCCATGGGAAGCTCTGAAACGGCTTTATGTTGTCCTACACCGGTCGACAATAAATTCGTAGCCCAATGCTGCAAATTCACACCATTGAGAAGGGGTTTGATTTGTTGGGAAAAATCAGGCTTGTATTCCGGATTATAATTTTCACCTAACACGAATTCCGCATTAATTCTATCGTTAGCGGTATTTCCAAACTTAGTATTATATAAGTTCGGCTCCAATTGAAAGTTCTCCACCCATGTGTTATACATATCCTCCCAAAGATTAACAATATTCGGAATCTGCGGAGCATATGCTGGATCAGAAGTAATCACCCATGCGCTTCCTTGGACTTTTTGGGCTGTTCCATCTTCAAATATCAACACCGCCTCAACAGGTCCATCCGCGGTATCATCAAACCAATTATCATTGTTAACATCCGCGTTCAATGGAGCATCAGGGTTGTAAGTTCCGTCATTATTGAAACCTGAAGCCTTGCCGTAAGCACCGATCACCAACAGTCTCCCGTCTTTATCAGTCTGCATCTCTCCAATAGAATCTATTCTCTCATGTTCTGGCGGGTTCGCTCCTTGATAATTTGGAAATTGCTTAGGATACTCCACAGGCACAGGAGCTGGAATTTTACCCTCGTCACCACAATAAAAATTAATATTCTCGATAAAGTTGTTCTGAGAACTATTGTCGAAATTTGCTTTAGTCAAATACGAATCGGAAATCGCCTGCTCAGAAGCCATCACAACATGAGGTCCGGCATCTATAACTAATTTTTCAAGCCTATCCGATGATTGCAACGAATCCAACGAACCGCAACAAAGATTATCGCCTAAATCCTCCGTTGGAATTGTCCCGTCGAACTTAGGATTTCTAATATCTGGCGATCTATCCGAGCAATCCTGAGGTTCGTATGCTTCAATTCCTTGATGAGGCTCTATCCAACTGTTGGCTTTTTTATTAGCCAAATGCACTTGCCAAAGTATGCTTGACACTTTTCGAGACACTCCGCCTATTGTCACTGTATCGCCAACCTTTATTTCTCTGCTTTCTTTAGCAGGGTAGCTTCCCACCTCAGCTTCATCATAAGCAAAGATCTTAAACCTTGCCGCCTGCCTTTTCAATCGTCCTTCATTATCTCTAAGGTCGTCGCTCGTTATCGTTTGGTCTTCTGTTTCCGGCTTGATTGGCAAGCCACCTGATGGATCACCTGAATTTTCAGCAGGCATCCCCGCCATTGTTTCAGGCCCTAGATAAAACTCTTCGCTATTCCCCACCCTAGCGATTCCTATCGCAGGATGTATTCTAAATATATCGTTATTTGACATGGTAAATCTACTTTGGGATAAAAATTATTGACTACGCTTGATCATTCTTATGATCTCTTTGGTATCCACCGAATCGTTGTAATTCTTCAAAAGGATATGGCTTGTCAGCACATTTTTCGCTGGAATCGGCTCGCCATGAGGCGGATTGTATCGAGTCGTATTATGACATGAAAAGCAACTGTTTTGCTGTCCTGGATTCTGAGTGAAAGTCTCAATTGTGGCATTCGAAAGAGTCGTAGACCCTGTTTGGATAGAATCAATCACTGTCAATGACCAATCAGGCTCTAATTTTCCCTTGTCCAAATCAAACCAAACGGCTCCAACTTCATAATAATTCTGCCAAATGGAATTCTCCTTCGCCAATTTCGCTCTTACGATTTGATTAAGAGAGTCAATATTATCTTGATTGTTTTCACTTCCTCCTCCAAACTGATATCTACGATATACCTGAGTAGTTGGATCCACTCCATAAAAACCAGAAATCAACTGAGTATTGGGATCAACTTCCAATGCTCCAAGGTTGGCTATATTGCAAAGCCCTACTTTTGTTCCCGCTTTATAAAATGTATAACTGGAATCAGAAACAACATCTCCTGCCAAAAGACTAGGCTCCGTTTCATTTTTCAATATCAAATTAGGCGCATTGTCCTTATGTTCAAATGTCGCCCAAATGAATTCCGGATGATCCTTTACGACTGCTGCTATATGAAAACCAACTAAAGCAACTGTTTCCTCAACTGTAGAATTGTGTCTGGAGTCGCTTTCAGGCAAATCATCTGATGTTGTCAACTCTCCATTTACATCCACTACTTTATATAAAGTCGCTCTCTTAGTATATGCTACTTGCGGAGCCTTCTTGCCTTCTGGAATAATCATCCATGAAGCTTTCATCGACAAAGATCCATCAGTAAAATTTGAATCGCTATCTATGCTACGCAAGCCTTCAGGAGTGTAAAGCTTATGCTTAATGGCAAAATCCCTGTAAATATCATTTATCATCATAGTGGTGTAGACAGCCCTTCTATTTTCATCCACCAAAATGCTGTTAAGCCCTGCTTGCCTAACTCCTCCCAGCACATGGGAAGTCGGATTGGAAATTGTAGGCACAATTGCTTGATCATTATACATTGAATCAAATCGCAGAGCTTTTTCCCCGCTTGGAAGCGTCACCTCTTCTGTCAACCATAAAAAATAATTCCATGATACCTCATGAAAAGCCTCATTAGTAACTTCACCACTTTCAAGGGTATAACCTTCTGGAAAAGTAGCATAATTTGGTTCTGGAATAGGGTTTTGATCAAGCCATGCCAAGCCATTTGTTTTTTTACCCGGAGTGCTTGACACATACGTGTTTCCTCCCTTATCGCAAGATATAGCCATGATAGCCAGCATTCCGATCATTGGCAACAGCAATATCCATTTTTTTCTTTTTCGTTGATCCATTAATGTAGTTTTATGTGGTGTAAAAGGGTTAAAAAATAATTTGCATGGATCAAGATGTGCATATCCTCTCAAAAAAAATATTACACCGTATTACAGTGAATCACAATTATCTAAGTCACTGCTGTCTCAAAATATTTAGCTAATATTTTTAAATTAAATAATTATTTCTACAAAAAATATCATATATTAATCCATAGCCATCTTTCTCAAATTAGTATGAAATTTGGCTGAGTTTATATTGAATTATT
The Aureibacter tunicatorum DNA segment above includes these coding regions:
- a CDS encoding glycoside hydrolase family 18 protein → MKRNLIYIMMALFIMTGMLYSCKDDSDVTEITDPSDPNNPENPDDPSDGNDPLDPANPNPPSTIGGKQVIGYITQWDAWKTSEHGLPDQGVCNQLNLDFSKYTILNYSFFGVAKDGSIHSGDYRNKDIWMQGVEQDPNHLLRNVYDSWDYWLLYGDLDLVHEISEWNQDKLNGEYENYNGGWKHIPTGLTGEFPIPLHKTGSAKGLFELSKENNTKLMASIGGWSMCKHFPEMAADPAKRKRFIEDCKILIRMGFDGIDLDWEYPGPFAGMNFTGSQSDFVNFEKLVEELRAELGENRLITSCFSTVPQKLQGFNWGKLNGLMDFYNIMSYDMHGGWSTKAGHNSPLYPYDGEEEGTLSWETTRQALTNSGIQMSKVNMGMPFYGRAVVTQGNAALHTPLVKRSMTIQPDGAIESAADYDNFGQFDGTPFFSYIDKNTAGWTRHWDDQAKVPYKTNGNYFISYDDQESIRLKAEYIKDNNLAGAIVWQVYGDVNYGSVSSVYGGKLRQTSNNQSPLIDTVVDTFQ
- a CDS encoding chitinase → MKFKNISLLVFLSLGVLMYSCSEDGENDIIENPNPGDPTDPDNPDNPDNPDPGDGELPNTTIGDLISKEEYEEFFPYRYGAEQSNNWEINPEKDFFVYEALIKAAAGLENIMLKIESRVITDTYSAQRITRIDKQTGEEKLLKEEDDFNAEWNQSKPIVTTEVDYANFLNQGTETQRSQELAAFLANISHETTGGWPTAPGGQYAWGLHFREEVGYENGGAISYRDETNKYYPPAPGQSYHGRGPIQLSWNYNYGQFSDFLYGDKNVLLDDPGKLTKDAIISFQSAIWFWMTPQFPKPSCHDVMVGNWEPSQEDLSAGRKPGFGMTINIINGGIECGHGTNDKIKSRNGFYERYTSIFGVPMGDDCDCGGMQSY
- a CDS encoding XRE family transcriptional regulator — translated: MAVKSDRLSNIGKIIKETRTEKKMSLQDVATKSSITSSLLSKIENFKTVPSIPVLFHIAEALEVDMSELVKNVNAKEFSFIHIKKDELQGYDKEDSKGLMFYDLMTYPFKHVNMRANIVKVSPNTNHEPFTANGMELIFNLSGKLTYRMGENEIYINEGDTLFFDGNTPHSLQNFDTLKDALLFKVSFMNPNS
- a CDS encoding NAD(P)/FAD-dependent oxidoreductase, with product MIDFYDVIILGGGVAGSSCGMALSRLGIRNVLILDAGKDDSFKIGESIPPVANQLLKYLGVYSDFLNQGHLPCFGSCSYWGNELRGYNDTVLSPAGNGWHLDRGKFDAFLLEKASDSGVKVIYKANFVSSEILDNGYSLRYKKGDQLHQVFAKVVVDATGKKSVWAKSQGAKQIQDKPLYCLSKRFKLSEEDKASNLTEIEAVEDGWWYGAKLPDNEFLAAFYTTKELIRLKGLQDECKWSEGLRKTKRIKNSILNALPVDSVPQGWIAPSFKLDRISDRNWLAIGDAASSYDPITSRGIFKAIDDAIFSAELIARKASGQEDALEEMNKYVNMNYARYIDERFMYYSLEKRWESSDFWMGINSQEVFS
- a CDS encoding LodA/GoxA family CTQ-dependent oxidase — its product is MSNNDIFRIHPAIGIARVGNSEEFYLGPETMAGMPAENSGDPSGGLPIKPETEDQTITSDDLRDNEGRLKRQAARFKIFAYDEAEVGSYPAKESREIKVGDTVTIGGVSRKVSSILWQVHLANKKANSWIEPHQGIEAYEPQDCSDRSPDIRNPKFDGTIPTEDLGDNLCCGSLDSLQSSDRLEKLVIDAGPHVVMASEQAISDSYLTKANFDNSSQNNFIENINFYCGDEGKIPAPVPVEYPKQFPNYQGANPPEHERIDSIGEMQTDKDGRLLVIGAYGKASGFNNDGTYNPDAPLNADVNNDNWFDDTADGPVEAVLIFEDGTAQKVQGSAWVITSDPAYAPQIPNIVNLWEDMYNTWVENFQLEPNLYNTKFGNTANDRINAEFVLGENYNPEYKPDFSQQIKPLLNGVNLQHWATNLLSTGVGQHKAVSELPMENPNWVGLMSFIRNPNLNNNSMPQDGTRMPLSLGDSEQDFLAISRTQYFFVYQWLIAGKVSDGMVLSSGEELDRNVLGNCLGGRFSPGIEMTFIVRDTNLYLDWNEAANQVGGPFRINQDQIDYKNLPSQGAVLGVGYMPLRDFKVQPGDICKFMSIPWHTDYNSCATHTPSPNAIGTNLTYWSWPAQRPVAVYNYEDVVCHEGLKFQRFSVRGDGTNAYFDPKTGEIQPYDQETVSARVGRFQDRRTFVGKSAETDKFNNWTKIGTIIQGSSIDQSEEDKGKVSDELLHTSYLEVASLFEEDGSNKVVPGPVPENHAVAPPEAMCPHASKWMNKEKK